A stretch of DNA from Arthrobacter jiangjiafuii:
AGCACCGACGGGCCGGCGGACTGGATCGCCGAGGCGGAACCGTAAAAGAGGCCGGTGCCAATAGCGGAACCGAGCGCCATGAACCGGATATGCCGGATATTCAGTCCGCGGGCCAAGGCCTGGGTAAAGGAGGACATCTGAGTAAACACACCTTGGAATTGGAGAGGCAAGCTAAACAAGCGGCCTATCCATGTTACGCCGGTGCGGGGGAGGGCCTGCGCGGGCAGCCGCGCTGCAGACGGCAGCAGGCCCGGCACCGTAACGGTGCCGGACCTGCCGTTTGTTGCAGCTGCGGTTTATCCCCCTGAACCTAGGCTGCGGCCAGTTCCTGCGACTCGTGCAGGAACCGGGCGTAGGCCGGGACCGTCAGGAAGGTCGGGAAGTGCTCGCCGCAGGCCACTTCCTCGAAGAGCTCGCGGGCGTCGTCGAACCGGTCGCCCTCGAAGCGGTCCAGGGCACTGAATTCCTCATCCACCAGGTGCTCCACCCACTGGTGAGTGATGATCTCGCCCTCGTCGGTGACGGCGGAGGCGTGGATCCACTGCCAGATCTGCGACCGCGAGATCTCGGCGGTGGCGGCGTCCTCCATCAGGTTGTTGATGGCAGCCGCGCCGTTGCCGCGCAGCCAGGATTCGATGTAGCGGATGCCCACCTCGATGTTGCTGCGGATGCCGGCCTCGGTGATGATGCCGGGGGTGGCAGCGATGTCCAGCAGGGCCTTGTCATTGGGGACAACATCCTCGCGGGTGCGTTCGAGCTGGTTCGGGCGGTCCCCGAGGACGCCGTCGAACACCTCCATGGCCACCGGCACCAGGTCCGGGTGCGCCACCCAGGAGCCGTCAAAGCCGTCGTTCGCCTCGCGGGTCTTGTCGGCACGCACCTTCTCCATGGCGACGTCGTTCACTGCGGCGTCCTTGCGGTTGGGAATGAAGGCAGCCATCCCGCCGATGGCGTGCGCGCCGCGGCGGTGGCAGGCGCGGACCAGCTGTTCGGTGTAGGCCCGCATGAACGGCGCAGTCATGGTCACCAGATTGCGGTCCGGCAGCACAAACCGGGGGCCGCGGGTGCGGAAGTTCTTGATCACCGAGAAGATGTAGTCCCAGCGGCCGGCGTTCAGGCCCGCGGCGTGGTCGCGCAGCTCGTAGAGGATTTCCTCCATCTCGAACGCGGCGGTGATGGTTTCGATCAGCACGGTGGCGCGGATGGTGCCCTGCGGAATGCCGAGCAGATCCTGGGCCAGGATAAAGATGTCATTCCACAGCCGGGCTTCGAGGTGGTTCTCGATCTTCGGCAGGTAGAAGTACGGGCCGCGGCCCTGCGAAATCAGGCGCTGGGCGTTGTGGAAGAAGTATAGGCCGAAGTCCACGATGCCGCCGGCGATCGGGGTGTTGTCCACCAGCATGTGCTTTTCCGGCAGGTGCCAGCCGCGGGGGCGCACCACGATGGTCGGCAGGTCGGTGAGGGTGGATCCCTGCACCTTGTAGTCCTTGCCCTCGGGCGAGGTGAAGTCGATCTTGTGGTCCAGGGCGTCGCGCAGGTTCAGCTGGCCGTTGATGACGTTGGCCCACGACGGCGTGGAGGAGTCCTCCATGTCCGCCAGCCAGACCTTGGCGCCGGAGTTCAGTGCGTTGATGGTCATCTTGCGGTCCACGGGACCGGTGATTTCCACCCGGCGGTCTTCCAGGCCCGGGGCCGTGGGAGCGACCTTCCAGGAGGTGTCCTCACGGATGTGTGCCGTCTCGGTGAGGAAGGAGGGGTCTGCCCCGTTGGAGATCTGCGTCCGGCGGGTCTGGCGCTGCTGCAGCAGTTCCTGCCGGCGGGTGGCCGTGGCCTTGTGCAGCGCCTTGACGAAGTCCAATGCCTGCGGGGTGAGGATTTCCTCCTGGCGCCGCACGGTCGGTGCGGTCAGGGAAATGCCGTTCAGGGTGATCGGGTCATTCATGGCGTTCTCCTTGGGGGTGTATCAAGACTGGGGTGATGCTGCCGGGTTCGGTGGTGCTGCGGCGGCCGTTACCTTTCCGGTAACGGCCGCCGACCCGCGCGGTACCGAGGGGTTTAGTGGAACTGGGCGGACTCCGTGGAGCCGGCCAGGGCCAGGGTGCTGCCGTTCGGGTTCAGTGCGGTGGCGATGGCATCGAAGTAGCCGGTGCCGACCTCGCGCTGGTGCTTCGTGGCGGTGTAGCCGCGGGATTCGGAAGCGAATTCCTTCTCCTGCAGTTCCACATAGGCGCTCATGCCGTTGCGGGCGTAGCCGTGGGCCAGGTCGAACATCGAGTAGTTCAGGGCGTGGAAGCCAGCCAGGGTGATGAACTGGAACTTGAAGCCCATGGCGCCGAGTTCACGCTGGAACTTGGCGATGGTGTCATCGTCCAGGTGCTTCTTCCAGTTGAAGGACGGCGAGCAGTTGTAGGCCAGCATCTGGTCCGGGAACTCGGAGCGGACTGCTTCGGAGAACTTGCGGGCCAGCTCCAGGTCCGGGGTGCCGGTCTCCATCCAGATGAGGTCGGAGTACGGTGCGTAGGCCTTGGCCCGGGCGATGCAGGGTTCGATGCCGTTGCGGACCTTGTAGAAGCCTTCCGCGGTGCGCTCGCCGGTGATGAATTCCTGGTCCCGCTCATCGACGTCGGACGTGATGAGCGTGGCGGCCTCGGCATCGGTGCGGGCGATCACCACGGTGGGCGTGCCGGCGACGTCGGCCGCGAGGCGGGCGGCGTTCAGGGTGCGGATGTGCTGGGACGTGGGGATGAGCACCTTGCCGCCGAGGTGGCCGCACTTCTTCTCCGAGGCGAGCTGGTCCTCCCAGTGAACGCCGGAAGCGCCGGCCTGGATCATGGACTTCATCAGTTCGTAGGCGTTCAGCGGGCCGCCGAAGCCGGCCTCGGCGTCGGCCACAATCGGAACCATGTAGTCATCGACGCTCTGGATGCCTTCGGCGAATTCGATCTGGTCGGCACGCAGCAGGGCGTTGTTGATGCGGCGGACCACGGTGGGAACCGAGTTGGCCGGGTACAGCGACTGGTCCGGGTAGGTGTGGCCGGAGTTGTTCGCGTCGGCAGCGACCTGCCAGCCGGAGAGGTAGATGGCCTTCAGGCCGGCCTTGACCTGCTGCACCGCCTGGTTTCCGGTGAGTGCGCCGAGGGCGTTGGTGTAGCCCTCGTCGCCGGCGGTGCTCAGCTGGTCCCAGAGCTTTTCGGCGCCGCGGCGGGCCAGGGTGTGCTCTTCCTGGACACGTCCGCGCAGCTTCACGACGTCGTCGGCGGTGTAGTCACGCTCGATGCCGTTCCAGCGGGGATCGGTGGCCCACTCGGAGGTGAGCTGCTCGGCGGTGGGGGCCGTGTTCTGTTCCTGCGTCATAACCAACGTCTCCTTGAAAGTCTGCTGCTTCACCGGCCGCTTCAACCGGTGATTTCTGCTGTGCAACCAACACTGCGGCAATAACAACCCCCTTTCTAGGGTTTTTCTCTGGCAAGAAACGCAGTTCTTCGCGTAATCTGAAAATGTGACCGACACAACATGGAACCGGCCGTCTCCGGCACCCTCCAAAGCGGGTTCCGAGGCCGAACGGACGCTGGATGTCATCAGCCTCGGCCGGCGGATCCGGCACCTGCGCAAGGCCAAGGGGATGACCCTCGATGACCTGGGCGCCGCCGTCGGAACCGTGGCCTCCCAGCTCTCCCTGATTGAAAACGGCAAGCGCGAACCCAAGCTCGGCATGATGCAGGCGCTGGCCGCGGCACTGGATGTCAGCATCGACCAGCTGCTCGGGTCCGAACCGCCCAGCCGGCGTGCCGCGCTGGAGATCGAGCTGGAGCGGGCGCAGCGCGGGCCGCTGTACGGATCCCTCGGGCTGCCGAAGGTGCGGATCAGCTCCCGGCTGCCCATCGACGTCCTGGAATCCCTCGTGGGGCTGCAGTCCGAACTGGAGCGGCGGCTGAACGAGCAGGTCGCTACCCCCGAGGAGGCCCGCCGGGCCAACGGTGAACTGCGGAAGATGATGCGCGAGTGCAACAACTACTTCCCCGAATACGAGGAAGCCGCCCAGCGCGTGCTGGATTCCGTGGGGCACACCTCCGGCCCGCTGTCCCAGCACGTGATCGCCGATATTGCCGCGCATCTGGGCTTTTCGCTGCACCACGTCTCGGACCTGCCGCATTCCACCCGCTCGGTGACGGACCTGAAGAACCGGCGGATCTACCTGACCCAGTCCCAGCGCTCGGACCACGATCCGCGCTCGGTGCTGCTGCAAGCGCTGGGGCACTACGTGCTGGAGCATCAGACCCCGCGCAGCTACGGGGAGTTCCTGAGCCAGCGGGTGGCCACCAACTACTTCGCTGCCGCGCTGCTGCTGCCGCAGAAGGCCACGGTGGAGTTCCTGCAGCGGGCCAAGACGGCCCGGGAGATTGCGGTGGAGGACATCCGTGACGCCTTTGCGGTGTCCTACGAGACGGCGGCGCACCGGTTCACGAACCTGGCCACGGAGCACCTGGGCATCAACACGCACTTCCAGAAGGTCCACGAGTCCGGGATTGTCTACAAGGCCTACGAGAATGACGGCGTGACCTTCCCCGCCGACCACACCGGGGCCATCGAAGGCCAGCCGATCTGCCGGTACTGGACCTCACGCGAGGTCTTCTCGGTGCCGGACAAATTCAGCGCCTACAACCAGTACACCGACACCCCGGCCGGGACCTACTGGTGCACGGCCCGCACCGAGCGCAGTTCCGGCGGGCTGTTCTCGCTGAGCATCGGCGTGCCGTATGCGCATGTGAAGTGGTTCCGCGGGCGGGAAACCACCGAGCGGTCCAAGTCCCGCTGCCCCGATCCGGACTGCTGCCGCACACCTCCGGGCGAGCTGGCCTCAGAGTGGTCCGGCTATGCCTGGCCCAGCGCCCGGGCGCATTCGCACCTGCTGGCGGCGCTGCCTCCCGGTGCGTTCCCCGGCGTGGACGAGACCGAGGTGTACAGCTTCCTGCAGGCGCATTCGGCGGGCTGACGCTGGCCTGGGGGTGTAGAAACGCTGACCGGAACGGACCCCTTGGGTTTAGGGTGATGCCATGCCTGAGATGCCCGAAGTGCAGGGACTGGTCGACTTCCTCCGGTCCAAGCTGCTCCCGCCCGACGCCGCACCGGCACGGATCGCCGAGGTGGAAGTGCTGTCCTTCTCGGTGCTGAAAACCGCGGACGTACCGCTGGAGGCCCTGACTGCCGGACCGGTGACCGCGGTGGAGCGCCGCGGCAAGTTCCTGATCATCACCGCCGGCGGTGTGCATCTGGTGATGCACCTGGCCAAGGCGGGGTGGCTGCGCTGGTCCGATGCCCTGAAGCCTGGACGGTTACGGCCGGGCAAAGGGCGGATGGCGCTGCGGGTGCGTTTCGCGCCGCTGGTCGGCGAGCGGGACGGCGAGCGGGACGACGGCGGGGATCAGCCGGGGTTCGATCTCACCGAAGCGGGAACGAAGAAGTCGCTGGCCGTCTACGTGGTTACGGATCCGGACGACGTCCCGGGAATCGCGCGGCTGGGACCGGAGGCGTTCGACGTCGACGAGGAGGTTTTCGCGGCGCTGGTTGCCGCGCACCGGGGCCAGATCAAGGGCCTGTTGCGGGACCAGTCGGTGATCGCCGGGATCGGCAATGCGTACAGCGACGAGATCCTGCACGCTGCCCATCTCTCGCCCTTCGCCAACGCCTCAAAGCTGAAGCCCGAAGAGGTTTCCCGGCTGTATGAGGCACTGCGGGCCGTCCTGGAATCAGCGATCGCCGGTGCGTCGGGACGTCCGGCCGCAGAGCTGAAGGACTCCAAGCGGCGGGCGCTGCGGGTGCACGCGCGGACCGGGGAGCCCTGTCCGGTATGTGGGGACACCGTCCGGGAGGTCTCTTTCGCCGATTCGTCGCTGCAGTACTGTCCCACCTGCCAGACCGGCGGCAAGCTGCTCGCTGACCGGAGGCTCTCCCGGCTGCTGAAGTAGGCCGGGCCGGATCATCCGGAAACGGACTGAGCCGGCCCCCGGAGATCGGGAGCCGGCTCAGCCGGTTACTTATATTCAGCTATAGGTCAGTCAGGCACTGCTCAAGGTGCCCCGTTCAGGTTCCGGAATCAGCCGTTGCCGTTGCCGGGCTTGCCGGGGTTGCCGGGCTTGTCGTCGCCCTTGCCCAGCTTGTCGGGCTTGTCGTCACCCTTGCCGGGTTTGTCGTCGCCCTTTCCGGGGTTGCCGGGTTTGTCGTCGCCCTTGCCCGGCTTGCCGCAGTCCTGCGCGTCGAAGGCTGCCTTGTAGCTGGCCTTTTCAGGCTTGCCCTTGCCGGTGTAGGTGAAGTTCACGGTGACTTCGCCTGCCTTGATCGAGGACTCCTTGGTCTTGATGACCACGGTCTTCGACTCGCCCGGCTTCAGCTGGTTGGTCTTGGCCGAACCGTACTCGGACGTGACCTCGACGTTCGCCTGGCGGGTGCCGGGGTTCTTGACGGTCACGGCGATCTCGGCCTTGTCGGCAGTGCACTTGCTGACCGCACTGACGGGGCTGGCCGGGGTCACCGGCGGAACCACCTTGGCGGGTACCTTGATGGGCAGTACTTCCGCCCGGCCGCCGTCACCGTTTGCACCGCTCAGGTCGCCGGTGGCGTTGTGCAGGTGCAGGAACAGTGCCTTGGCGTCGGTGGTGCCCGCGGCGCGGGTAACGTCCAGCTTGCCGCCTTCGACGTCGGCAAAGAGGGCGTCCGGAGTGGCTCCGGAGAAGCTCAGCGCCGGGTTGGCGGCGTCGAACGGGATGTACTCCGTGGTGTCCACCGGAACGCTGTTACCGGAATCGTCCACGTTGTACGGGCTCCAGGTGGTGACCCGGTACTGCAGCGGAGCGCTCGCGGCGTTGAGGTCCAGGCCCAAGGCCGCGGCCGAAACGGGCAGCGTGACGGCGTTGGTGTCGAACGGGTTGGAATCCGTGTCGCCGAGCAGCCCGTTGGCGCCCGTCTGGTCCACCATGCTGGCGGTTCCGTCAGCGTTCAGCTGGTAGGTCGAGGCCAGGACCAGGTCCAGGTCATCGGCGCGCGTGGTGAAGGTGACGAAGTCCGGCACGGAGTCTCCGTTGGTGTCGATCTCCACATCGATTTCCGTGGCACCGCCCAGGATCGGCCAGTTGGCCCAGGTGCTGACGCCGAAGTTCACCACGGCTCCCTGAACATCGCCGCCGGCCGCCTTGAGGGTGGGAACGGTTGAGGAGGCACCGACGGACTGCAGGTCCATGGCGTACATGGAATCCATCTTCACGGAGTCCAGGCGCGGACTCTGCGCACCGAGCACCAGCGGAGCCACCAGGGAGAGGTAGCGGGATGCCCCGGTGCCCTGATCCAGGCCGCGGCCCTGCAGGGTCACGGTGCTCTTCAGCGCTTCGGAATCAGCGAAGGCGATCTCCGTGCCTGCGGTCATCTCCGAGGTCGGCTTCGGGGCCGAGTAGACGGGAACGCGCAGGGTGGGGGTTCCGGCGCCGGCAAACTGCACCCGGCCGGAGACGTCAGCGATGAACTGCCGGGCCAGGCCAAGTTGTGAGGCGGCTGCAGCCGGATCCATGGTCTTGGCCAATGCGGCCGGATCGGTGATGCTCAGCGTGACGTCCACCGTGGCCTTGCCGTTGGCGGGAACACTCACCTTGGGGGTGGTGCTCACGACGACGCCGGGCATGGTGGACGCTTCCAAGTAGCTCACGTCATAGGACACGGGCTTGTCGGACTTGTTCTCGACCGTGACCTGCTTGGTCTGGATCAGTGCTTCCTTGCCCAGTTCCAGCACGCCGAAGTTGACGCTGGTCAGCGCCTGGTCGTCCGCCGCATATGCCAGGACCTTGGTGTTCAGGGCGTCGAGGGCGTCCACGCGGCCGGAACCGACGCGGTTCGGAGCATGCACGTTGCCTTCTGCGGTGAGCAGGTCGTGGGTTGCGGTGTTCATGATGGCGGTTTTGACCTCGTACGGGTTCAGGTCCGTAGCGGCGTAGACCAGGGCTGCAATGCCGGCCACATGCGGGGTGGCCATGGAGGTGCCGCTGCTGACGGATGCTCCGGTTCCCGAGCCCACGGCGGCTGAGCCGATGGACGAGCCGGGAGCGGCGACGTCGGGCTTCACCACACCGTTGGAGCCGTGCAGGCCGCGGGAGGAGAAGGAACTGATGGTGTCGCCGGCACCGGAGGGCCCGGTAGCCGTGGCGCGGTAGGACGGATCCAGGCGCAGCGTCAGTGTTCCGGCCTGGGCGGCCGGCCGGAGCCGGTCAGAGGAGGCGGCATTGAGCTGGATGCCCGGGATGGTGGCGTTGCCGCCGATGCCGGCGTCAAACACCGAGCGCGGAGAATCCAGCACGACGCCGGTGGCGCCGGCGGCCTGGGCATTGTTGAAGCGCACGCCGGAACCACAGGGGAAGGCGTTGTTCTCTTCCCACTGGATCCAGACCCACTTGCCGGTGAGGGAACCGGCGGGGAAGGCGTTGCAGCCGAAGGCGTTGTCGGCCGGAGCCATGACGACGCTGCCGGTGAGCCGTTCGGGAGTGAGTGCCGGGTCGGCGTAGTTGAAGCTGGAGGAGTACTGGCCGGCGACGCTTCCTGCCAGGTCGGCCGGGGCCAGGACATCGGCGCGGTCCAGGGTCACCTGGGAGCCGATGGTGCTGGCGACGGTCAGTGCTGACTTGGCGTTGCCGGGGGAGCCGCCGATGTCGTAGACGTCTCCGGCGTTGCCCGAGGCCACTACCGAGAGGATGCCCTGCTCGGTGAGCTTGTTGACGATGTCATTCTCGGGGTCGTCCGCCGGGGCGTAGTCCGAGCCCAGCGACATGTTCACTACCTGTGCACGGTCGGAGAAGTCGCCGTCGCCGTTGGGATCCAGCACGTAGTCCAGGGCCTGTCCGACCACTTCCGAGGAGCCGGCGCAACCGAAGACGCGGATGCCGACGAGCTGTGCCTCGGGAGCGGAACCGGGGCCGATCCGCATGGTGTTGACCTGCTCCGCCGTGAGGGTGGAGTAGTCGCCGCGGAAGGTGGAGCCGTCGCCGTT
This window harbors:
- a CDS encoding helix-turn-helix transcriptional regulator, translated to MTDTTWNRPSPAPSKAGSEAERTLDVISLGRRIRHLRKAKGMTLDDLGAAVGTVASQLSLIENGKREPKLGMMQALAAALDVSIDQLLGSEPPSRRAALEIELERAQRGPLYGSLGLPKVRISSRLPIDVLESLVGLQSELERRLNEQVATPEEARRANGELRKMMRECNNYFPEYEEAAQRVLDSVGHTSGPLSQHVIADIAAHLGFSLHHVSDLPHSTRSVTDLKNRRIYLTQSQRSDHDPRSVLLQALGHYVLEHQTPRSYGEFLSQRVATNYFAAALLLPQKATVEFLQRAKTAREIAVEDIRDAFAVSYETAAHRFTNLATEHLGINTHFQKVHESGIVYKAYENDGVTFPADHTGAIEGQPICRYWTSREVFSVPDKFSAYNQYTDTPAGTYWCTARTERSSGGLFSLSIGVPYAHVKWFRGRETTERSKSRCPDPDCCRTPPGELASEWSGYAWPSARAHSHLLAALPPGAFPGVDETEVYSFLQAHSAG
- a CDS encoding S8 family peptidase, coding for MRRSIHHRSGAVVTAALAGLALTASLGVPAQATEGTTGDGLAAGVAVQKFATQKVSSSLREASGQVSVYVQFTGEGAFEQTQPEAVKEGKADPVLNQPLVEEIRSNISSQAESVAAEADASTLYTTTNTLPGVAIVGDAEAIRGLAGRADVARITKIVPKTIGNKGADIDTRALNTWVERKQTGKGITIAVLDTGIDYTHSDFGGPGTAEAYKAAQASPGIPAADSGLIDSAKFIGGYDLVGDDYDADPSSPTYQPVPKPDLNPLDCGGHGTHVAGTAAGYGTNGDGSTFRGDYSTLTAEQVNTMRIGPGSAPEAQLVGIRVFGCAGSSEVVGQALDYVLDPNGDGDFSDRAQVVNMSLGSDYAPADDPENDIVNKLTEQGILSVVASGNAGDVYDIGGSPGNAKSALTVASTIGSQVTLDRADVLAPADLAGSVAGQYSSSFNYADPALTPERLTGSVVMAPADNAFGCNAFPAGSLTGKWVWIQWEENNAFPCGSGVRFNNAQAAGATGVVLDSPRSVFDAGIGGNATIPGIQLNAASSDRLRPAAQAGTLTLRLDPSYRATATGPSGAGDTISSFSSRGLHGSNGVVKPDVAAPGSSIGSAAVGSGTGASVSSGTSMATPHVAGIAALVYAATDLNPYEVKTAIMNTATHDLLTAEGNVHAPNRVGSGRVDALDALNTKVLAYAADDQALTSVNFGVLELGKEALIQTKQVTVENKSDKPVSYDVSYLEASTMPGVVVSTTPKVSVPANGKATVDVTLSITDPAALAKTMDPAAAASQLGLARQFIADVSGRVQFAGAGTPTLRVPVYSAPKPTSEMTAGTEIAFADSEALKSTVTLQGRGLDQGTGASRYLSLVAPLVLGAQSPRLDSVKMDSMYAMDLQSVGASSTVPTLKAAGGDVQGAVVNFGVSTWANWPILGGATEIDVEIDTNGDSVPDFVTFTTRADDLDLVLASTYQLNADGTASMVDQTGANGLLGDTDSNPFDTNAVTLPVSAAALGLDLNAASAPLQYRVTTWSPYNVDDSGNSVPVDTTEYIPFDAANPALSFSGATPDALFADVEGGKLDVTRAAGTTDAKALFLHLHNATGDLSGANGDGGRAEVLPIKVPAKVVPPVTPASPVSAVSKCTADKAEIAVTVKNPGTRQANVEVTSEYGSAKTNQLKPGESKTVVIKTKESSIKAGEVTVNFTYTGKGKPEKASYKAAFDAQDCGKPGKGDDKPGNPGKGDDKPGKGDDKPDKLGKGDDKPGNPGKPGNGNG
- the aceA gene encoding isocitrate lyase, which translates into the protein MTQEQNTAPTAEQLTSEWATDPRWNGIERDYTADDVVKLRGRVQEEHTLARRGAEKLWDQLSTAGDEGYTNALGALTGNQAVQQVKAGLKAIYLSGWQVAADANNSGHTYPDQSLYPANSVPTVVRRINNALLRADQIEFAEGIQSVDDYMVPIVADAEAGFGGPLNAYELMKSMIQAGASGVHWEDQLASEKKCGHLGGKVLIPTSQHIRTLNAARLAADVAGTPTVVIARTDAEAATLITSDVDERDQEFITGERTAEGFYKVRNGIEPCIARAKAYAPYSDLIWMETGTPDLELARKFSEAVRSEFPDQMLAYNCSPSFNWKKHLDDDTIAKFQRELGAMGFKFQFITLAGFHALNYSMFDLAHGYARNGMSAYVELQEKEFASESRGYTATKHQREVGTGYFDAIATALNPNGSTLALAGSTESAQFH
- the aceB gene encoding malate synthase A — protein: MNDPITLNGISLTAPTVRRQEEILTPQALDFVKALHKATATRRQELLQQRQTRRTQISNGADPSFLTETAHIREDTSWKVAPTAPGLEDRRVEITGPVDRKMTINALNSGAKVWLADMEDSSTPSWANVINGQLNLRDALDHKIDFTSPEGKDYKVQGSTLTDLPTIVVRPRGWHLPEKHMLVDNTPIAGGIVDFGLYFFHNAQRLISQGRGPYFYLPKIENHLEARLWNDIFILAQDLLGIPQGTIRATVLIETITAAFEMEEILYELRDHAAGLNAGRWDYIFSVIKNFRTRGPRFVLPDRNLVTMTAPFMRAYTEQLVRACHRRGAHAIGGMAAFIPNRKDAAVNDVAMEKVRADKTREANDGFDGSWVAHPDLVPVAMEVFDGVLGDRPNQLERTREDVVPNDKALLDIAATPGIITEAGIRSNIEVGIRYIESWLRGNGAAAINNLMEDAATAEISRSQIWQWIHASAVTDEGEIITHQWVEHLVDEEFSALDRFEGDRFDDARELFEEVACGEHFPTFLTVPAYARFLHESQELAAA
- a CDS encoding Fpg/Nei family DNA glycosylase, which translates into the protein MPEMPEVQGLVDFLRSKLLPPDAAPARIAEVEVLSFSVLKTADVPLEALTAGPVTAVERRGKFLIITAGGVHLVMHLAKAGWLRWSDALKPGRLRPGKGRMALRVRFAPLVGERDGERDDGGDQPGFDLTEAGTKKSLAVYVVTDPDDVPGIARLGPEAFDVDEEVFAALVAAHRGQIKGLLRDQSVIAGIGNAYSDEILHAAHLSPFANASKLKPEEVSRLYEALRAVLESAIAGASGRPAAELKDSKRRALRVHARTGEPCPVCGDTVREVSFADSSLQYCPTCQTGGKLLADRRLSRLLK